In one Silene latifolia isolate original U9 population chromosome 10, ASM4854445v1, whole genome shotgun sequence genomic region, the following are encoded:
- the LOC141605524 gene encoding peroxisomal ATPase PEX1 isoform X4 — MAIVLLLLLWSPCCLTRLPLVPGTEVAVAPKRRMKSADHCRNSSFGHLNRAHPFQKVLLRVQDPHNKLIQECNLGGVTMGVELTSIALVHPETANNYMLEPLQVVVIVPRLSSVMKIESSRNQALKKQLSSSGKDLNVKVPTNNERDFPYAIVRLVFSESASKGHLMLCWSLRRYLRVRFHSWLYVQSYFENGKKDDPSFSLSPCQFRILRNSKDPGSNTTDVLDASNNLEDKLSNLTSSLDMNETDFSLPGELVPSVSYVTPDTVDGKTGTPSNIKDRLKGLIHAWIMAQLRAISSMTEVKPTSLVLGPATFLSFKLMAKGSAPHDKQKTTAIETAEDTTLTVQSGNEMLYILCSSGESLLGQKYSAYELEIGGDQFTRYNDDLKLFCENLSLATHVSYNTCADYVFNQTYASTVSSLSWMGTAASDVVNRLTSLLSPDCGTHPLPGHVLIYGPPGSGKTSLSLAASKSLEENKDILAHTVFIGCSAFAIEKESVRQMLCHHLSEALDNAPSIVVFDDLDSIITSSGDTEGSQMSASVVSLASFIAEIMDEYGEKRNNSCSLGPIAFIACVRALDSIPESLTASGRFNFHIQLPAPSASERVAILRHEIQKSSLQCSDDVLLDIASKCDGYDAYDLAILVGRTIHAAICRYLPSHEAAEDQMRPSITADDFLQARQDFLPVSMRDISKAAPDGGYIGWEDVGGLVDVRNAIKEMIELPSKFPTIFAKSPLRLRSNVLLYGPPGCGKTHIVGAAAAASSLRFISIKGPELLNKYIGASEQAVRDVFSKAAAAAPCILFFDEFDSIAPKRGHDNTGVTDRVVNQFLTELDGVEVLTGVFVFAATSRPDLLDAALLRPGRLDRLLFCDFPAVQDRLDILRALSKKLPLSDDVDLEAIAVITDGFSGADLQALLSDAQLAAAQEIIDNGYDGKQGRSPLITGPLLNNVASKAKRSVSDSERQRLYDIYNQFVDSKRSVAAQSRDAKGKRATLA, encoded by the exons ATGGCAATCGTGTTGTTACTTTTACTGTGGTCTCCATGCTGCCTGACAAGACTGCCG CTGGTACCTGGGACTGAAGTGGCAGTTGCGCCAAAGCGGCGGATGAAATCTGCTGATCATTGCCGTAATTCGAGTTTCGGACATTTAAACAGAGCTCATCCTTTCCAGAAAGTGCTCTTGCGTGTTCAAGATCCACATAACAAGTTGATTCAAGAATGCAATTTAGGAGGTGTTACTATGGGTGTTGAGCTGACTTCAATTGCCTTAGTTCATCCTGAAACAGCCAACAATTATATGCTTGAACCTCTTCAAGTTGTTGTGATAGTCCCAAGGCTGTCATCAGTGATGAAAATTGAGAGTTCCAGGAACCAGGCATTGAAGAAGCAATTATCTTCTTCGGGAAAAGATCTTAATGTTAAAGTTCCAACTAACAATGAGAGGGATTTTCCCTATGCAATAGTTCGTCTGGTGTTTTCAGAATCTGCTTCTAAAGGACATCTCATGCTATGTTGGAGTCTACGTCGGTATCTGCGAGTAAGGTTTCACTCAT GGCTTTATGTGCAAAGCTATTTTGAGAATGGGAAGAAAGATGATCCTTCATTTTCGCTTTCACCATGCCAGTTTAGGATCCTCCGCAACAGCAAGGATCCTGGAAGTAATACCACTGATGTGCTAGATGCCAGTAATAATCTCGAGGACAAGCTCTCAAATCTGACGTCGTCTCTTGACATGAATGAAACCGATTTCTCTCTGCCGGGGGAGCTTGTCCCTTCAGTTTCATATGTTACACCTGACACTGTAGATGGGAAGACTGGTACCCCTTCCAATATAAAAGATAGATTAAAGGGTCTCATTCATGCTTGGATAATGGCTCAGCTCCGAGCTATATCCTCAATGACTGAAGTAAAGCCTACCTCGCTAGTTTTGGGTCCTGCTACTTTTCTCAGCTTTAAATTGATGGCTAAGGGCTCTGCACCTCATGATAAACAAAAAACAACAGCAATTGAGACTGCAGAGGATACAACATTGACGGTGCAGTCTGGAAATGAGATGTTGTATATTTTATGTAGTAGTGGTGAATCTTTACTTGGTCAAAAGTACAGTGCTTATGAGCTGGAAATTGGAGGCGATCAGTTCACCAGATATAATGATGACTTAAAGTTATTCTGTGAAAATTTGAGTCTTGCTACTCATGTGTCCTATAACACCTGCGCTGACTATGTATTCAACCAAACGTATGCCTCAACCGTCTCTTCTTTGAGTTGGATGGGAACCGCAGCTTCTGATGTCGTTAACA GGTTGACCTCGCTGTTATCTCCTGATTGTGGAACCCATCCATTACCTGGTCATGTTCTAATCTATGGGCCTCCT GGTTCTGGGAAAACTTCACTTTCTTTAGCTGCTTCAAAATCCCTGGAGGAAAACAAAGACATCCTAGCCCACAC TGTGTTCATAGGCTGCTCAGCATTTGCCATTGAAAAGGAATCTGTTCGACAAATGCTATGTCACCATTTATCAGAAGCTTTGGATAATGCACCCTCCATTGTTGTGTTTGATGATCTCGATAGCATTATAACATCCTCAGGTGACACGGAAGGGTCTCAAATGTCTGCTTCTGTAGTGTCACTTGCATCATTCATTGCCGAGATCATGGACGAATACGGG GAAAAGAGGAATAACTCATGCAGCCTTGGACCAATAGCATTCATAGCTTGTGTTCGTGCGCTTGATAGCATACCTGAGTCATTGACAGCCTCAG GGCGATTCAACTTCCACATACAGTTGCCAGCACCATCGGCCTCAGAACGTGTGGCTATCCTGAGACACGAGATCCAAAAAAGTTCTTTGCAATGTTCTGATGATGTCTTGCTGGACATAGCCTCTAAATGTGATGGTTATGATGCATACGATCTG GCGATTTTAGTTGGTAGGACTATTCATGCTGCCATCTGCCGGTATTTGCCATCTCATGAGGCTGCGGAAGACCAAATGAGACCTAGCATAACTGCAGATGACTTCTTACAAGCTAGACAAGATTTTCTTCCCGTTTCAATGCGGGACATAAGTAAGGCTGCACCGGATGGTGGCTATATTGGCTGGGAAGATGTTGGTGGTCTCGTTGATGTTCGGAATGCCATTAAAGAG ATGATTGAACTGCCATCGAAGTTCCCTACTATTTTCGCAAAATCTCCATTGAGATTGCGGTCAAATGTTCTCTTATATGGCCCTCCTGGCTGTGGAAAAACGCATATTGTTGGGGCTGCAGCAGCTGCTTCATCACTCagattcatttcaataaaaggaCCTGAGTTACTGAATAAATATATTGGTGCATCGGAACAAGCT GTTCGAGATGTATTTTCCAAAGCTGCTGCTGCCGCTCCATGTATCCTTTTCTTTGATGAATTTGACTCCATTGCCCCTAAGAGAGGGCATGACAACACTGGTGTCACTGACCGTGTTGTTAACCAG TTCCTAACTGAATTAGATGGTGTAGAAGTGTTGACTGGTGTATTTGTTTTTGCGGCAACAAG TAGACCTGACTTACTTGATGCTGCTTTGCTGCGACCTGGCCGTCTGGACCGGCTGCTCTTCTGTGATTTTCCGGCTGTGCAGGACAGATTGGATATCCTGAGAGCCCTTTCTAAGAAG CTTCCATTGTCAGATGATGTTGATTTGGAAGCGATAGCAGTAATAACTGATGGCTTTAGTGGTGCGGATCTCCAAGCCCTTTTATCCGATGCCCAGTTAGCTGCAGCTCAGGAAATTATAGATAATGGATATGACGGCAAGCAAGGAAGATCGCCTTTAATTACTGGTCCATTGTTAAATAATGTTGCTTCCAAGGCTAAACGATCAGTGTCTGATTCTGAGCGGCAAAGGCTATATGACATTTATAATCAATTTGTAGACTCGAAAAGATCTGTTGCTGCTCAG TCAAGAGATGCCAAAGGCAAGAGAGCAACATTAGCATGA